The proteins below come from a single Parazoarcus communis genomic window:
- a CDS encoding amidohydrolase family protein — MLDVIILNASLPDGRSPIDIGILDGRIVAVERALVADAHEVIDAAGQLVSPPFVDPHFHMDSTLSYGQPRVNQSGTLLEGIALWGELKPLLTQDAIIERAMAYCDWAVAKGLLAIRSHVDVCDPRLLAVEALLEVKRRVAPYLDLQLVAFPQDGVLRAPGALENLTRALDMGVEVVGGIPHFERTMADGAESVRILCELAAERGLRVDMHCDESDDPLSRHIETLAQHTHRLGLHGRVAGSHLTSMHSMDNYYVSKLIPLIREAGVAAIANPLINITLQGRHDTYPKRRGMTRVPELLAGGVPVAFGHDCVMDPWYALGSGDMLEVANMGLHVAQMTGQAAMRQCYSAVTDTAASILGLEGYGIAPGCRADLVMLQAADPVEALRLRATRLMVMRAGRVIARTPPATASLSLPERPQTVDWRLRGNQPG, encoded by the coding sequence ATGCTCGACGTCATCATTCTCAACGCCTCGCTCCCCGATGGCCGCAGCCCGATCGATATCGGCATCCTCGACGGTCGCATCGTTGCGGTCGAACGCGCGCTGGTCGCCGACGCCCATGAAGTCATCGATGCCGCCGGGCAGCTCGTCAGCCCGCCTTTTGTCGATCCCCACTTCCACATGGACTCAACGCTCAGCTACGGACAGCCGCGCGTCAATCAGTCCGGCACCCTGCTCGAAGGCATCGCGCTGTGGGGCGAACTCAAGCCCCTGCTGACCCAGGATGCGATCATCGAACGCGCCATGGCCTACTGCGACTGGGCGGTCGCAAAGGGCCTGCTCGCCATCCGCTCGCACGTCGACGTCTGCGACCCACGCCTGCTGGCGGTAGAAGCCCTGCTCGAAGTGAAGCGCCGCGTCGCGCCCTATCTCGACCTGCAACTGGTGGCCTTTCCGCAGGACGGTGTGCTGCGCGCACCCGGCGCGCTGGAAAACCTCACCCGCGCACTCGATATGGGCGTGGAGGTGGTGGGTGGGATTCCGCACTTCGAGCGCACCATGGCCGACGGTGCCGAATCGGTGCGCATCCTGTGCGAACTCGCCGCCGAGCGCGGCCTGCGGGTCGACATGCACTGCGACGAGAGCGACGACCCCTTGTCGCGCCACATCGAAACCCTCGCCCAGCACACGCATCGTCTCGGCTTGCACGGCCGGGTCGCGGGCTCGCACCTGACCTCGATGCACTCGATGGACAACTACTATGTTTCCAAGCTGATTCCGCTGATCCGCGAAGCGGGCGTGGCCGCCATCGCCAACCCGCTGATCAACATCACCCTGCAGGGCCGCCACGACACCTATCCCAAGCGCCGCGGCATGACCCGCGTGCCCGAGCTGCTTGCCGGCGGCGTGCCGGTGGCATTCGGTCACGACTGCGTGATGGACCCTTGGTATGCGCTGGGCAGCGGCGACATGCTCGAAGTCGCAAACATGGGCCTGCATGTGGCACAGATGACCGGACAGGCTGCGATGCGCCAGTGCTATTCAGCGGTCACCGACACCGCAGCCTCGATTCTCGGCCTGGAGGGCTATGGCATTGCGCCCGGCTGTCGCGCCGACCTCGTCATGCTGCAGGCGGCAGACCCGGTGGAGGCTCTGCGCCTGCGTGCCACCCGGCTGATGGTGATGCGCGCGGGCCGCGTGATCGCCCGCACCCCGCCCGCCACCGCCAGCCTCTCGCTGCCGGAGCGGCCGCAGACGGTGGACTGGCGGCTGCGCGGCAATCAGCCCGGCTGA
- a CDS encoding aromatic amino acid transaminase, translating into MFQHVDAYAGDPILSLMETFKADTRAQKVNLSIGLYYDGHGVIPQLGAVDAAESRLNAQPHVASVYLPMEGLQSYRSGVQQLLFGADNPLLAQERVATIQTVGGSGALKVAADFLKRYFPGSEVWVSDPTWDNHVAILAGAGFKVHTYPYFDAATLGVDIEGMLATLAQLPPKSIVLLHPCCHNPTGSDLSTAQWDRVVEVVKARDLIPFMDIAYQGFGEGIAEDAYAIRAMAAAGVSCLVCNSFSKIFSLYGERVGGLSVVCESSEEATRVLGQLKATVRRNYSSPPNFGAQVVAMVLNDAGLRQQWLDELEAMRLRIIEMRKTLVAELKTALPARNFDYLLRQRGMFSYTGFSAAQVDRLREEFGVYLIASGRMCVAGLNAGNVRQVAAAFAAVQPG; encoded by the coding sequence GTGTTCCAACATGTCGATGCCTATGCCGGCGACCCGATTCTGTCCCTGATGGAGACGTTCAAGGCCGACACGCGAGCGCAGAAGGTCAATCTGAGCATCGGGCTGTATTACGACGGGCACGGTGTCATTCCGCAGCTGGGCGCGGTGGATGCGGCCGAAAGCCGACTGAACGCGCAGCCTCATGTGGCTTCGGTCTATTTGCCGATGGAGGGGCTGCAGTCCTACCGCAGCGGTGTTCAGCAGCTGCTGTTCGGTGCAGACAACCCCTTGCTGGCACAGGAGCGCGTTGCCACCATTCAGACCGTGGGCGGCTCCGGCGCGCTCAAGGTTGCTGCCGACTTCCTCAAACGCTACTTCCCGGGTTCGGAAGTGTGGGTCAGCGATCCGACCTGGGATAACCATGTTGCGATTCTCGCGGGTGCCGGCTTCAAGGTGCATACCTATCCGTATTTCGATGCTGCCACGCTCGGTGTGGATATCGAGGGCATGCTTGCGACGTTGGCACAGCTGCCGCCGAAGAGCATCGTGCTGCTCCACCCCTGCTGTCATAACCCGACCGGTTCGGATCTGAGCACGGCGCAGTGGGATCGGGTGGTCGAGGTGGTGAAGGCGCGCGACCTGATCCCGTTCATGGACATCGCCTATCAGGGGTTCGGCGAGGGTATCGCGGAAGATGCTTACGCAATCCGTGCGATGGCCGCGGCTGGCGTCAGCTGCCTTGTGTGCAACTCCTTTTCCAAGATCTTTTCGCTGTACGGCGAACGCGTGGGGGGCTTGTCCGTCGTGTGCGAGAGCAGCGAGGAAGCGACCCGTGTGCTTGGCCAGCTGAAGGCGACCGTGCGCCGCAACTATTCGAGCCCGCCGAACTTTGGCGCGCAGGTCGTCGCCATGGTGCTCAACGATGCCGGGCTCAGGCAGCAGTGGCTGGACGAACTTGAGGCCATGCGTCTGCGCATCATCGAGATGCGCAAGACGCTGGTGGCTGAACTGAAAACGGCGCTGCCCGCGCGCAATTTCGACTACCTGCTGCGGCAGCGCGGAATGTTCAGCTACACCGGCTTCAGTGCGGCGCAGGTGGACCGGCTGCGCGAAGAGTTTGGCGTGTACCTGATCGCGAGCGGGCGCATGTGCGTTGCCGGTCTGAACGCCGGCAACGTCAGGCAGGTCGCTGCCGCATTTGCGGCTGTTCAGCCGGGCTGA
- a CDS encoding KTSC domain-containing protein, with product MEMKRISSGKLRAVGYDAGTRTLRVELDDGSLIDYAGIGAELWRRLSSSGSAWSFYRDNIEEEFAGRRAFADREKKGNPLDDLFK from the coding sequence ATGGAAATGAAACGTATCAGCTCCGGGAAACTGCGGGCGGTCGGCTACGACGCCGGAACGCGCACCCTGAGGGTCGAACTCGATGACGGCAGCCTGATCGATTACGCCGGCATCGGTGCCGAGCTGTGGCGGCGGCTGTCGAGCTCCGGTTCGGCATGGAGCTTCTATCGCGACAACATCGAAGAGGAGTTCGCCGGGCGCAGAGCCTTCGCTGACAGGGAGAAAAAGGGCAACCCGCTGGACGACCTGTTCAAGTAA
- a CDS encoding DUF4062 domain-containing protein produces MPSDADIAEISQIFLSATAKDCKAYRESVRDFVQSNLPAAKIYLQEDWSEGGHFVVDVCKARVTESDGYFGLFGFRYGWIPPGFQYSITELEFRWAEAKWGNGEAPVFILLPEAGSPAEKHLREAAKAQTDLDPPDLAALDNANQTRFLQTVKEWAADGRIMVFYRDQVELLGKALSSIQNWNLTLLRQALAGRRQASGDIPLAELGRIGRDTQRMALVDALEDFRSVKGERAAAFLVHGPENHGQREFAEFLNVWDDEWEDAQPICGQPADTADALIRWTCGQLGTPMIERAALPELAQTLAARLRRGPVIIIQRSIGHRPERLTRFIESFWRPLRKALATQDCGSGRLYWFLIDHSPLPQAGLEAVLRMDENDTHADYDDLLALPALDDISAGAVRKWLKELRKSAGIKLGEAQRDEIAALATTPNGNPSDVYNRLTLHGFWASAS; encoded by the coding sequence ATGCCGTCAGATGCCGACATTGCCGAGATCTCGCAGATATTCCTGAGCGCAACAGCAAAGGACTGCAAGGCGTATCGGGAATCCGTTCGCGACTTTGTGCAGTCGAACCTCCCGGCCGCGAAGATCTACCTGCAGGAAGACTGGTCTGAAGGCGGCCACTTCGTCGTCGATGTGTGCAAGGCGCGGGTCACCGAAAGTGACGGCTATTTCGGCTTGTTCGGCTTTCGCTACGGATGGATTCCGCCCGGTTTCCAGTATTCGATTACCGAACTCGAATTCCGCTGGGCAGAAGCAAAGTGGGGCAATGGCGAGGCCCCGGTCTTTATCCTTCTGCCTGAAGCCGGCAGCCCCGCGGAGAAGCACCTGCGGGAAGCTGCCAAGGCGCAGACCGACCTCGACCCGCCCGACCTCGCCGCACTCGACAACGCCAACCAGACACGCTTCCTGCAGACCGTAAAGGAATGGGCCGCAGACGGACGCATCATGGTGTTCTACCGCGATCAGGTCGAACTGTTGGGAAAGGCCCTGTCCAGCATTCAGAACTGGAACCTCACGCTGCTGCGCCAGGCGCTCGCAGGCCGCCGGCAGGCAAGCGGCGACATTCCCCTCGCCGAACTGGGTCGCATTGGGCGCGACACACAGCGCATGGCCCTGGTCGACGCGCTCGAAGACTTCCGCTCGGTCAAGGGCGAGCGCGCGGCCGCATTTCTCGTGCATGGGCCGGAGAACCACGGCCAGCGCGAATTCGCCGAATTTCTGAACGTCTGGGACGACGAGTGGGAGGATGCCCAGCCGATCTGCGGCCAGCCCGCCGACACCGCCGATGCGCTGATCCGCTGGACCTGCGGCCAGCTTGGCACCCCGATGATCGAGCGCGCAGCCCTTCCCGAGTTGGCCCAGACACTCGCCGCGCGCCTGCGCCGGGGGCCGGTCATCATCATCCAGCGCAGCATCGGGCACCGCCCGGAGCGCCTCACGCGATTTATCGAAAGCTTCTGGCGCCCCCTGCGCAAGGCACTTGCCACGCAGGACTGCGGCAGCGGCCGTCTGTACTGGTTTCTGATCGACCATAGTCCGCTGCCGCAAGCCGGGCTTGAAGCTGTCCTCCGGATGGACGAGAACGACACCCACGCGGACTACGATGACCTGCTCGCGCTCCCCGCGCTCGACGACATCAGCGCGGGCGCGGTTCGGAAATGGCTCAAGGAGTTGCGCAAAAGCGCAGGCATCAAGCTCGGCGAAGCACAACGCGATGAGATCGCCGCGCTCGCCACCACCCCCAACGGCAATCCATCCGACGTCTATAACCGGCTGACCCTGCACGGCTTCTGGGCCAGCGCAAGCTGA